From Chryseotalea sp. WA131a:
GTGAGGTGTTGGGTTAAGTCCCGCAACGAGCGCAACCCCTGCCCTCAGTTGCCAGCACGTAAAGGTGGGGACTCTGAGGGGACTGCCCGCGCAAGCGGAGAGGAAGGAGGGGATGACGTCAAGTCATCATGGCCCTTACGCCCAGGGCTACACACGTGCTACAATGGCGCGCACAGCGTGTCGCGACCCGGTGACGGGGAGCCAATCACGAAAAGCGCGTCTCAGTTCGGATCGCAGGCTGCAACTCGCCTGCGTGAAGTTGGAATCGCTAGTAATCGCGCATCAGCAATGGCGCGGTGAATACGTTCCCGGACCTTGTACACACCGCCCGTCAAGCCATGGGAGCTGGGGGGACCTGAAGGCAGTTGCCGCGAGGCGCTGTTTAGGGTTAAACCGGTGACTGGGGCTAAGTCGTAACAAGGTAGCCGTACCGGAAGGTGCGGCTGGAACACCTCCTTTCTGGAGCGCCCGTGCCGGCACGCCTTTGGGCGTTCCGCGCACAGGGCAAGGACGGGCCCTCCCGCCCCCCTCTCTTTTTGCCCGCCTTTTCAAAGTCATTTTTCCGCACCGGCCACCGGCCACCGGGGCTTGTAGCTCAGGTGGTTAGAGCGCTACACTGATAATGTAGAGGTCCGTGGTTCGAGTCCACGCAGGCCCACGAAGTGGGAACTAAGTGGACGGGAAGTTTACCCCGATGGCTATCGGGGAGTCCACGCAGGCCCACTTGTTGAAAAGGGGGATTAGCTCAGCTGGCTAGAGCGCCTGCTTTGCAAGCAGGAGGTCATCGGTTCGACTCCGATATTCTCCACATGGGCCCAGCGAAAGGGGTGCGGGAACGAACACCGGCCGCCAAACGGGCTGCCGGGGGCGGGATAAAAGAGACAAAAAAGGCAAGGGCAGCGGAAATGCCGTGCCGCTATGCCGCCACAAGGGCGGCAAAAGTGTTCATTGACATGTTGGCAGAGAAAATGTAAGAGCATAGACAGGGGCGGCCGCGGGGCCGCGCCAAAAAGAAGTAATGAAGGGCGCATGGGGGATGCCTAGGCTCTCAGAGGCGAAGAAGGACGTGGTAAGCTGCGAAAAGCTGCGGGGACCCGCAAACGGGGTTTGATCCGCAGGTGTCCGAATGGGGCAACCCGTCACGCTGAAGGCGTGACACCCAGCAATGGGGGCAAACCCGGGGAACTGAAACATCTAAGTACCCGGAGGAAGAGAAAACAACAGTGATTGCGCCAGTAGTGGCGAGCGAACGCGCAAGAGCCCAAACCCGCCAAGTCAAGGCTTGGCGGGGGTTATAGGGCCACATAATCGAAACCGAGGGCGACATGAACCGGGTGGGAAACCGGGCCAAAGAGGGTGAGAGCCCCGTAAAGGAAGCCATAGGGGAGAGGTGGTACCCTGAGTAGGGCGGGGTCGGAGACGCCCCGTTTGAATTTGCCGGCACCATCCGGTAAGGCTAAACACTCCTGAGAGACCGATAGTGGACCAGTACTGTGAAGGAAAGGTGAAAAGCACCGTGAACAACGGGGTGAAAAGAGAACCTGAAACCATGCGCCTACAAGCGGTCGGAGCCAAGGGATTTGGTGACGGCGTGCCTTTTGCATAATGAGCCTACGAGTTGCCGTCACTGGCAAGGTTAACCCCGTTGACGGGGGGAGCCGGAGCGAAAGCGAGTCTGAACAGGGCGCACAGTCAGTGGGGGCAGACGCGAAACTTTGTGATCTACCCTTGGCCAGGGTGAAGCCCCGTTAACACGGGGTGGAGGCCCGAACCAGTAAGCGTTGAAAAGCTTTTGGATGAGCTGAGGGTAGGGGTGAAAGGCTAATCAAACTGAGAAATAGCTCGTACTCCCCGAAATGTCTTTAGGGACAGTGTGAGGGTCGAGTTTGCCGGAGGTAGAGCTACCGATAGGACTAGGGGGAGTCACATCCTACCAAATCCTGACGAACTCCGAATGCCGGCAAACATACCTTGCAATGAGGGCACGGGTGCTAAGGTCCGTGTCCGAGAGGGAAAGAACCCAGACCCACGGCTAAGGCCCCAAAATCCACATTAAGTTGAACTAAGGAGGTCCAGTTGCCGCGACAGCCAGGAGGTTAGCTTGGAAGCAGCTATCCCTTTAAAGAGTGCGTAACAGCTCACTGGTCGAGCGACAGGGCATCGATAATGATCGGGCATAAAATGTGGTGCCGAAGCTTGGGATTGTCCCGCGTGAGCGGGACAGTGGTAGGGGAGCATTCCAACAGCGGGGAAGCCAAGAGATGACTTTTGGTGGAGCGGTTGGAAAAGCAAATGTAGGCATAAGTAACGATAAGGCGGGTGAGAACCCCGCCCACCGATAGACTAAGGTTTCCGCGGCAATGTCAATCAGCCGCGGGTCAGTCGGGACCTAAGGGGAGGCCGAAAGGCGCACCCGATGGCAAACCGGTCAACATTCCGGTACCACCGCAGCGGGCGATGGGGCGAAGGAGGAGTGAAAGTCCCACGGCCTGACGGAACAGGCCGTTTAAGGGCGTAGGTACAGGGGGCGCAGGCAAATCCGCGCCCCTTGCCGAAACCCGAAAGTACCAGGAGGCCCCGGCCGAATGGAGCGGACGTAACCATGCTCCCGAGAAAACCCCCTAAGCACAACCGCTGTGGGGCCCGTACCGCAAACCGACACAGGTAGTCAAGGAGAATATCCTGAGGTGCTCGAGTGAATCATGGCCAAGGAACTCGGCAAATTAACCCTGTAACTTCGGGAAAAGGGGTGCCCCGCGCGAGCGGGGCCGCAGAGAAATGGCCCAGGCGACTGTTTAACAAAAACACATGGCTTTGCGAAATCGCAAGATGAAGTATAAGGCCTGACACCTGCCCGGTGCTGGAAGGTCAAGGGGGGGCGTCAGCCGCAAGGCGAAGCGCTGAACCGAAGCCCCAGTAAACGGCGGCCGTAACTATAACGGTCCTAAGGTAGCGAAATTCCTTGTCGGGTAAGTTCCGACCTGCACGAATGGTGTAACGATCTGGGCGCTGTCTCGGCCATGAGCTCGGTGAAATTGTAGTCACGGTGAAGATGCCGTGTACCCGTCACGGGACGGAAAGACCCCATGCACCTTTACTATAGCTTCGCATTGGCACTGGGGGGGTGATGTGTAGGATAGGCGGGAGGCGCTGATCCTGCCCCGCTAGGGGCAGGGGAGCCAACGGTGAAATACCGCCCTTTGCCTCCTTGGTGCCTAACCCCGCCTTTTGGCGCGGGACATTGCGTGGTGGGTAGTTTGACTGGGGTGGTCGCCTCCGAAAGTGTATCGGAGGCTTTCAAAGGTCCCCTCAGCACGGTTGGTAATCGTGCGCGGAGTGCAATAGCATAAGGGGGCTTGACTGTGAGACGGACATGTCGAGCAGGGGCGAAAGCTGGATATAGTGATCCGGTGGTCCTGCATGGAAGGGCCATCGCTCAAAGGATAAAAGGTACGCTGGGGATAACAGGCTGATCTCCCCCAAGAGCTCATATCGACGGGGAGGTTTGGCACCTCGATGTCGGCTCGTCACATCCTGGGGCTGGAGAAGGTCCCAAGGGTCGGGCTGTTCGCCCGTTAAAGTGGCACGCGAGCTGGGTTCAGAACGTCGTGAGACAGTTCGGTCCCTATCTGTGATGGGCGCTGGAAGCTTGAGGGGATCTGGCCTTAGTACGAGAGGACCGGGCTGGACCAACCCCTGGTGTACCGGTTGTGGCGCCAGCCGCACCGCCGGGTAGCCATGTTGGGCAGGGATAAGCGCTGAAAGCATCTAAGCGCGAAACCCGCCCCGAGATGAGGCTTCCTTTTAAGGGCCGTGGGAGATGACCACGTTGATAGGCCGCAGGTGCAAGGGCAGCGATGCCAGAGCCGAGCGGTACTAATTGCCCGGGCGCTTCGGGCGCGCCAGGCGCACCGCCCCTGTGGACCGCCCTTACGTTTCCTCTGCCGGCAGCATGTCAAAAAAAAGTGGACACTTGAAGAAATCAAGGTGACTGTGGCGGCAGGGCCACACCTCTTCCCATCCCGAACAGAGAAGTTAAGCCTGCCAGCGCCAATGGTACTAGGGTAAGACCCGGGAGAGTAGGCCGTTGCCTTTTTGCCACCAACAAAAAAGCCCCAAAAAACGGGGCTTTTTTTATGCGCGTGAACGAATGAACATTTCTATCTCAGAAAGCACTTCGTCCAATTCTAAGTTTGAAATAGTATAAGGTGGTACCACATAGATGATGTTGCCAAGTGGTCTAAGTAAAATATTCTTTGTCAGAAAGTAGTTGTAGATTTCTTTGCGCAGTGGATTCTGATAAGCAGTATTTTCTGGTGTTACCATTTCAATAGACAAAATCGTTCCAAGACTTTGGACTGATTTTACACTTATATTCTTTTTAATCGAAGCAACAAAATTTATAAATCGAGAGGAGATTAAATGGATTCTATCTTGGCAGTCTTGATTTGTTAAAAGAGAAAAACTAGCATTCGCGGCAGCACATGCCAATGGATTGCCCGTGTATGAATGCCCATGATAAAAGGTTTTGCTTGAAGAACTATCTTGGAATACTTTTTCAACTTTCTCTGAGCAACTAGTAACACCCAAAGGAAGTATGCCACCCGTTACCCCTTTTGATAGGGCAATAATATCGGGTTGGTTATTGAGATGGTCTGAAGCGAAATATTTTCCGGTTCGGCAGAAGCCCGTAAATACTTCATCGGCAATACAAATCACATTGTGTTGATGCGCAATTGAAATCAACTCATCCAATAATTCAGCGCGATAGATTCGCATGCCAGTTGCACCTTGTACCAGCGGCTCGAAGATAAAAACACCGACATCGCCTTTCTTCACCAGTTTTTTAAAATCATCAATTACTTCCGTTTCCTTTTCTTGGTAGGGGAAGTCAATAAAATCTACCTCAAATAAATACTTGTTAAATGGTGTGATAAAAATATCTCGCGCACCCACCGACATTGAACCAAAGGTATCGCCATGATAAGACCCTTCGATGGCGATCACTCTTGTTTTATTCGTGATGTTTTGATTGTGCCAATATTGAATGGCCATCTTTAATGCCACTTCTACTGCAGTACTGCCATCATCGGAAAGAAAAATTTTCGACTGATTTTTAGGAAGAATGGACAATAGATTTTCAGCTAATAGAATAGCAGGCTCATGCGTGAAACCTGCAAAGATTACATGCTCTAACTTGCTTGCTTGGTGGGCAATGGCTTTTGCAATTACTGGGTTGCTGTGACCGTGAAGATTGACCCACCACGAGGAAATTGCATCGATTATTTTTCTCCCATCGTGGGTGTGAAGGTAAACACCTTCTGCAGAAGTTATCAATAAAGGATCTTCTTCTTGATAGGCAGTAAACGGATGCCAGATATATTTTTTGTCTTTCTCTTGTAGCGTCATACTAATTTTTGGCGAATTTTTTCGGCATAAAAGTTCACCATTTCTTTGTTCATTTCTTTTTCGTCTTTGATGTGCCAAATGAATTTGTACCTAGAATGTTTTAAAATGATTCGCTCGCTTTCGGGGTTGGATTGGCCGTTGAAAATAATGCCAGCTATTGGGAGTTGTAGTTGATTCAACAAATTAACCGTTAACAAGGTGTGATTGATGCTGCCTAAGTAAAGATTGGAAACCAAAATAATTGGACACCCAAATTGTTTTGCCAAATCAATCACAAAGTCATTGTCGTTTAGCGGTACTAAACAACCGCCTGCACCTTCGATGATAAGATTGTTGTTTGTTGTTGGAAAACTAATCTTTGATTTATCAATTACGATATTGTCGATTTTGGCAGAAGCATGTGGAGAAGCGGGCGTATTAAGCAGATAGGCTTCTGGATGAATGACTGTATTTGGAACTAATTTTGAAATGGTGTCTGCATCGCGCGGGAAACCTGCTTGTATGGGTTTCCAATAATCGGCACCTAATGCTTTGCACAAAATTGCTGACACCACTGTTTTGCCAGAGTCGGTGCCGATGGCAGTAACAAAATAATTCATTGAACTATTTAAAATTTCCCACAAGATAACTGTAAAATATTTTAGTAATTATTACTCTATTCAAAGATGCAGAGCTGCAAATGTTTCTAATGGCTCGAGGGAATTGTTCTAGATGGATAAAGGCAAGGGATAGGAATGAAAAGCCCGCTAAGGGGTGGTGGTGTGCGGAGCGGACTTGTAATGGATAGCCTGCCTTTGCCGAAGCGGCTTCGCGCAGGCAGGCCCGACCCGTGAGCGTAAGGATTAGCGATGGCAGGGATGCCGCCAACACTTTTTTAAACCCCTTTTTCAAAATTTATTTAAAGTCTCGACTAATGTATCAATTTCCGTTTCCGTGTTGAAGGAATGCAAGCAAATGCGCAACCGCTCGGTGCCAGCTTTGACTGTTGGTGAGCGGATGCCCTTGCAATCAATGCCAACAGAATCTAAACAGCATGCAAGGGCCATCACTTCTTTATTGCCAGGCAACATCACCGACTGAATGGCTGATGTGCTTTCAATTTTTTGATACGAAAGTTTTTTGCTTCGAATTAAAAAATAGTTAATTCGCTCTTGCAATGCTTTTTGAAGATGAATATTATTTTGTAAAAATTGAAATGCGTGCTTGATGGCAAGCAAACTATGTGGTGGCATGGCGGTAGAGTAAATAAATGGCCGAGCGAAATTGATGAGATAATTTTTCAGTGTATGTGAGCCAACTACGCATGCCCCGTGCGCGCCCATGGCTTTGCCAAAGGTGTAAATACGAATTGGGATTTTTTCTGCCACACCTTTTTCTATGGCTAAACCACTTCCGTTTTTTCCGAAGCTGCCGGTGCTGTGGGCTTCGTCTAAAATAATAGCGGCATCAAATCTTTCTGCCAGTCTTACCAACTCTTGCAAGGGGCAATAATTTCCGTCCATTGAGTAAAGCGATTCTACCGCAATAAACCTTTTGCCCGAAGAAGAATTGAGTTTGGTTTCTAAATCCTGTAAATCGTTGTGATTAAACTTAACACGAGAGGCTTTGCTCAGCCGCATGCCATCGTGCATGCATGCGTGCACGAGTTCGTCATAAAAAATAATATCGCCTTCTTGCGGGATGCACGACAGCACAGCTGTGTTGGCGGCATAGCCAGAATTGAAAAGCAACGTAGTATCGCTTTCAAAAATTCTGCTCAAAAAATATTCCGTCTCTTCTGCCAGTTCGCTGTTGCCTGCCAATAATCGGGAACCAGTTGATCCATTAAAAGGCGCAGGTAATGAGCTCAACTCGTTTAAAACTCTTTGATGAATTTCTGCCGACCGAGCTAAGCCCAAATAATCATTGGAAACAAAATCGATTTTGTTATTTGAAATCGTCAGCTCGCGGTAATTGCCTTTCTCTTTTCGGTCGCTCAGTTTTTGTTCGAGCCAATTTTCTAGGTACATCTTACTTCTTTTTTATTAGCCACAAATTCACAGATTGTAATTCTGTAAACTGAGGATAATTTTATTTTCCCCTCGATTTTTCAATCATATCCCACATGGTTTCGGGTATTGTCTCAAGGTGGCTGAACTCGCCACCGTTTCGCAGCCACTCGCCACCATCAATGGTGATCACCTCACCGTTTACGTACCCAGAATAATCTGACATCAAGTATGCAGCTAAGTTTGCAAGCTCTTGATGCTCGCCCACGCGCTTTAGCGGCACTCGCTCCGCTGGATCGAATTTCTTTACCAAGTCACCGGGCAAAAGTCGGCTCCATGCGCCTTCTGTGGGGAAGGGGCCTGGCGCGATGGCGTTGCTCCTGATTTTGTATTTCGCCCACTCTACGGCCAGCGACCGCGTGAGCGCTAACACACCCGCTTTGCCGCAAGCCGAGGGTACTACATAACCTGAGCCTGTCCATGCATAGGTTGTCACAATGTTTAAAAACACGCCCGGCTGCTTTTTGGTAATCCAATTTTTACCAGCGGCTAATGTTACATAATATGTGCCTTTCAGCACAATGTCCACCACAATATCGAACGCACGGTGCGAGAGCCGCTCGGTAGGGCTAATAAAATTGCCCGCAGCATTGTTGAGCACACCGTGAATGGGGCCGAAACGATTCTCTGTTTCGCTGATTACTTTTTCAATCTCTTCGTACTTGCGGATGTCGCACGCCAACGGCAACACCTTGCCGCCCGTTTGTTGCTCCAATTCGGCTGCTGTTTTGGCGAGTACATCTAATTTACGACTGGTGATGACCAAGTTAGCGCCCAACTCCAACAGATATTTGCCCATCGATTTGCCGAGGCCTGTGCCACCGCCCGTAATGATGATGGTTTTGCCTTTGAATGAGTCTGGTTTCAACATGCCTTCCATATTTTTAATTTTTTAGTTTCTGTTTTTTCTAGCCAGCCGAAGTATTTCACAAAGAATAGGCGGCATCCCTTCCGCCCGCATTCTATCGCTCACGGGTCAAGCTGCACGCTACAAGTCCGTCAACCAGTATTCAACCCACTTCGGGCTTTTTGCTGCCCTCCCTTGGCTATGCCAGCACCAAACTCCTGCAAACTTTTTAGCTTGTGGATTTGGTCAGCATTTCAAGACGTAAACTACGAATTGATTTTAATTTTAGATATTTGTAAGCAAAATTTCCTTCATGACCATCATTACAAAGAAGTCTTCTAAACGAGCCATTTCAAAAGTATTGAATAAAATCAAGCCAAAGAAAGAAGGGATTGATATGACTAAGTTTGCCGGAAAGTTGCGGTGGAAGGGCGATGCACTGAAGATTCAACAAGAAATGAGAAATGAGCAAAAGTTTAGTAGTAGATACCAACATTGTTATCTATGCCTTGCAAGGCTCTCCTCACATTACTTCTCTGCTCAATAATCAGAAATTGATTATTTCTTTTGTAACGGAGATAGAGTTATTATCCTGGCCAAAAGCTACTGCTCAAGATGAGCGATTGATACAGGAGTTTATTGAAGCTTGTTCGCTAGCCGACTATTCAAGTTTGTTGAAACAAAAGGTAATTGAATTTAGAAAAAGATATAAACTGAAGATGGCAGATGCCTTTGTGGCAGTAACAGCCGTTCTTTTAGACATACCCTTGGCTTCTTCTGATAGTGTGTTTGGCAAATTAACAGAACTAAATTTTATTAAAATAGACGTATGAATTTAAAGACAGTAGTTTCGATTTTCCTTGTAGTGGTTATAGCTAGTTCTTGTATCGTCAGCAAAAAGAAATTTGATGATGTGCTGGCACAAAAAATAAAAGCCGAAGGCGATTTGGCCGACCGCAACAAAGAATTAGAAAAAGCCAATGCCTCACTTGCCGACCTGAATGAATCCATCAAAAAGATACAACAAGATACGGCCAACCTCAATCAGGTGTACAGAGCCAACCAGAAAAAGCTGAACAACCTAAATACCGAATACAATCAATTGAATGCCAACTATAAAAATCTGCTCACCAATAGTGGCAAACTGAACCGCGATGTGGCCCAACAGCGCGACCAGTTATTGGCGATTCAAGAAAATCTAGACAAAACCCGTAAGAAAAATGATTCGCTCAGCTACAGTTTGCAAGAGCGCGAGAAAAAAGTAAAAGAACTGGAGCAAGTGCTGGCCAATAAAGATAAGGCCGTACAAAACCTAAAAAACAAAATCACCAATGCCTTATTGAACTTTAAAGAGAACGACCTGACCGTGAAAGTGAAAAACGGAAAAGTATATGTTTCGCTCTCTGAGCAATTGCTGTTTGCTTCGGGCAGCATTGAAGTAGATGCCAAAGGCGTGGGTGCCTTGCAACAATTAGCCAAGGCACTGAAAGACCAAAAAGATATTCAAATGATGATAGAAGGCCACACCGACAATGTGCCCATCTCAAAAAAATCTGCCTACATGGAAGACAATTGGGATTTGAGCGTGCTGCGCGCCACCTCCATCAGCAAAATCTTAATCAACGCGGGCATATCGCCCAAGCAAATTACCGCAGCGGGCAAAGGAGAGTTTTCACCCTTGGCTTCCAACGACATGGCACAGAACAAGCAAAAAAACCGGAGAACAGAAATCATTGTGACCCCTAATCTCGATGAGTTGTTTAAGATTTTGGATGCAAACTAGTTTGGGATTTTAAATCCTATTTATCTGGAGTTCGATCCTGCATAAGGCGGGACAAATGTCGAATAGCTCGTGTTGAGCTTAAATCGGTAGTGTTGGCAAACCGTTTTTTAAATGATTCTATACACAAAAAAGATACTAAAGACACTGATTGTGATCTATTCGATCATTATTGTTTTCCATAGCTGCATCCTCCTGAAAATTATAGCCTATGAAATCACGTGGGGTGGACGCCTTCAAAGCGATCAAGAGATGTATGTCTTCGAAACAGCTTCCATCACCATCAACCTTTTTTTGATATGGACGCTATTGATGAAAGGTGATTTTGTAAAATTTAAATTCCCTGTTAAAGTGATCCATGTCATACTTTGGATTTTTGTAGTGGTGTTTACTCTCAATACTGTCGGCAACATCTTTGCAAAAACATTTCTTGAAAAAGGTTTTGCTGTAATGACTTTGGGTTCGGCCTTGGCAATAGGATTTGTATTGCGAAGGCCAGCGGTCTAAGACTTTTCTTTGTTCTTACGTTGTGAAGATTGTTGGTCGGAGACCAAAAATAACTCTGGAA
This genomic window contains:
- the bioA gene encoding adenosylmethionine--8-amino-7-oxononanoate transaminase, which codes for MTLQEKDKKYIWHPFTAYQEEDPLLITSAEGVYLHTHDGRKIIDAISSWWVNLHGHSNPVIAKAIAHQASKLEHVIFAGFTHEPAILLAENLLSILPKNQSKIFLSDDGSTAVEVALKMAIQYWHNQNITNKTRVIAIEGSYHGDTFGSMSVGARDIFITPFNKYLFEVDFIDFPYQEKETEVIDDFKKLVKKGDVGVFIFEPLVQGATGMRIYRAELLDELISIAHQHNVICIADEVFTGFCRTGKYFASDHLNNQPDIIALSKGVTGGILPLGVTSCSEKVEKVFQDSSSSKTFYHGHSYTGNPLACAAANASFSLLTNQDCQDRIHLISSRFINFVASIKKNISVKSVQSLGTILSIEMVTPENTAYQNPLRKEIYNYFLTKNILLRPLGNIIYVVPPYTISNLELDEVLSEIEMFIRSRA
- the bioD gene encoding dethiobiotin synthase, which translates into the protein MNYFVTAIGTDSGKTVVSAILCKALGADYWKPIQAGFPRDADTISKLVPNTVIHPEAYLLNTPASPHASAKIDNIVIDKSKISFPTTNNNLIIEGAGGCLVPLNDNDFVIDLAKQFGCPIILVSNLYLGSINHTLLTVNLLNQLQLPIAGIIFNGQSNPESERIILKHSRYKFIWHIKDEKEMNKEMVNFYAEKIRQKLV
- a CDS encoding 8-amino-7-oxononanoate synthase yields the protein MYLENWLEQKLSDRKEKGNYRELTISNNKIDFVSNDYLGLARSAEIHQRVLNELSSLPAPFNGSTGSRLLAGNSELAEETEYFLSRIFESDTTLLFNSGYAANTAVLSCIPQEGDIIFYDELVHACMHDGMRLSKASRVKFNHNDLQDLETKLNSSSGKRFIAVESLYSMDGNYCPLQELVRLAERFDAAIILDEAHSTGSFGKNGSGLAIEKGVAEKIPIRIYTFGKAMGAHGACVVGSHTLKNYLINFARPFIYSTAMPPHSLLAIKHAFQFLQNNIHLQKALQERINYFLIRSKKLSYQKIESTSAIQSVMLPGNKEVMALACCLDSVGIDCKGIRSPTVKAGTERLRICLHSFNTETEIDTLVETLNKF
- a CDS encoding SDR family oxidoreductase; protein product: MKNMEGMLKPDSFKGKTIIITGGGTGLGKSMGKYLLELGANLVITSRKLDVLAKTAAELEQQTGGKVLPLACDIRKYEEIEKVISETENRFGPIHGVLNNAAGNFISPTERLSHRAFDIVVDIVLKGTYYVTLAAGKNWITKKQPGVFLNIVTTYAWTGSGYVVPSACGKAGVLALTRSLAVEWAKYKIRSNAIAPGPFPTEGAWSRLLPGDLVKKFDPAERVPLKRVGEHQELANLAAYLMSDYSGYVNGEVITIDGGEWLRNGGEFSHLETIPETMWDMIEKSRGK
- a CDS encoding PIN domain-containing protein, translated to MSKSLVVDTNIVIYALQGSPHITSLLNNQKLIISFVTEIELLSWPKATAQDERLIQEFIEACSLADYSSLLKQKVIEFRKRYKLKMADAFVAVTAVLLDIPLASSDSVFGKLTELNFIKIDV
- a CDS encoding OmpA family protein, with translation MNLKTVVSIFLVVVIASSCIVSKKKFDDVLAQKIKAEGDLADRNKELEKANASLADLNESIKKIQQDTANLNQVYRANQKKLNNLNTEYNQLNANYKNLLTNSGKLNRDVAQQRDQLLAIQENLDKTRKKNDSLSYSLQEREKKVKELEQVLANKDKAVQNLKNKITNALLNFKENDLTVKVKNGKVYVSLSEQLLFASGSIEVDAKGVGALQQLAKALKDQKDIQMMIEGHTDNVPISKKSAYMEDNWDLSVLRATSISKILINAGISPKQITAAGKGEFSPLASNDMAQNKQKNRRTEIIVTPNLDELFKILDAN